In Vigna radiata var. radiata cultivar VC1973A chromosome 3, Vradiata_ver6, whole genome shotgun sequence, the following proteins share a genomic window:
- the LOC106757338 gene encoding peptidyl-prolyl cis-trans isomerase FKBP20-1, producing the protein MGDAIDLTGDGGVIKTILRKSKADAVGPTENFPLVDVHYEGTLADTGEVFDTTHEDNTIFSFELGKGSVIKAWEIAVKTMKVGEVAKIICKPEYAYGSAGSPPDIPPEATLVFEVELVACRPRKGSSLGSVSEERARLEELKKQRELAAAVKEEEKKKREEAKAAAAARLQAKLEAKKGQGKGKGKAK; encoded by the exons ATGGGTGATGCAATTGATTTGACCGGGGATGGAGGAGTCATTAAGACCATTTTGAGAAAAAGCAAAGCCGATGCTGTTGGTCCTACAGAAAATTTTCCTCTTGTTGATG TTCACTATGAAGGCACACTTGCTGATACCGGTGAAGTTTTTGACACAACACACGAAGATAACACTATCTTCTCTTTTGAGCTTGGGAAGGGAAGTGTTATCAAGGCTTGGGAGATTGCAGTCAAAACCATGAAG GTCGGAGAAGTTGCAAAAATAATTTGCAAGCCAGAATATGCATATGGCAGTGCAGGATCTCCTCCCGATATTCCTCCAGA AGCAACACTTGTTTTTGAAGTTGAGTTAGTTGCCTGTCGGCCAAGGAAGGGTTCCAGTTTGGGAAGTGTTTCAGAGGAGAGGGCAAGGCTTGA AGAACTGAAGAAGCAGAGAGAGCTAGCTGCTGCTGtcaaagaggaagagaagaagaagagagaagaagcaAAAGCAGCTGCTGCTGCACGTCTGCAAGCAAAGTTAGAAGCCAAAAAAGGTCAAGGAAAGGGTAAAGGTAAAGCAAAGTAG
- the LOC106756696 gene encoding E3 ubiquitin-protein ligase SDIR1 isoform X2 — MSFVFRGTRADIENGFPGFIPERRALRVHAARPSNSNSLTFLVTVLLLFMILNSHQMSPNFLLWLVLGVFLMATMLRMYATCQQLQAQAQAHAAAASGILGHTELRLHMPPSIALASRGRLQGLRLQLALLDREFDDLDYETLRALDSDNVSTAASMTEEEINALPVHKYKVAGPQSGGSSMQQASSSTSAEKQDNSGAVGSMKASDDELTCSVCLEQVNVGEVLRSLPCLHQFHASCIDPWLRQQGTCPVCKFRAGSGWSDNGHNDIADMV; from the exons ATGAGTTTTGTTTTTCGAGGAACAAGAGCAGATATTGAAAATGGGTTTCCAGGATTTATACCAGAGAGGCGAGCATTG CGTGTGCATGCAGCTCGTCCTAGTAATTCTAATTCACTCACTTTTCTCGTGACAG TCCTTCTGTTATTCATGATACTGAACTCTCACCAGATGTCCCCAAATTTTCTG CTATGGCTGGTGCTGGGTGTTTTCTTGATGGCAACAATGTTGAGGATGTATGCAACATGTCAACAGCTTCAAGCACAGGCCCAAGCTCATGCAGCAGCAGCGAGTGGCATTCTTGGCCACACGGAACTGAGGTTGCATATGCCACCATCAATAGCACTTGCAAGTCGAGGGCGTCTGCAGGGTCTCAGACTTCAGCTTGCTCTTCTTGACCGGGAGTTTGATGATCTTG ATTATGAAACTTTAAGAGCTTTAGATTCAGATAATGTTTCTACGGCAGCTTCCATGACCGAGGAAGAGATAAATGCTCTTCCGGTCCACAAATATAAGGTTGCTGGTCCCCAGAG TGGTGGTTCATCGATGCAACAAGCATCATCATCCACTTCCGCTGAG AAGCAAGATAATTCAGGGGCTGTTGGGAGCATGAAAGCCTCTGACGATGAACTCACTTGCAGTGTATGCTTGGAGCAAGTTAATGTTGGTGAAGTACTGCGTAGCTTACCTTGCTTGCATCAG TTTCACGCTAGTTGCATCGATCCTTGGCTGCGTCAACAAGGGACATGCCCTGTATGTAAATTTCGAGCTGGATCTGGGTGGAGTGACAATGGACATAATGATATCGCGGACATGGTTTGA
- the LOC106756696 gene encoding E3 ubiquitin-protein ligase SDIR1 isoform X1, translating to MSFVFRGTRADIENGFPGFIPERRALRVHAARPSNSNSLTFLVTVLLLFMILNSHQMSPNFLLWLVLGVFLMATMLRMYATCQQLQAQAQAHAAAASGILGHTELRLHMPPSIALASRGRLQGLRLQLALLDREFDDLDYETLRALDSDNVSTAASMTEEEINALPVHKYKVAGPQSGGSSMQQASSSTSAEKKQDNSGAVGSMKASDDELTCSVCLEQVNVGEVLRSLPCLHQFHASCIDPWLRQQGTCPVCKFRAGSGWSDNGHNDIADMV from the exons ATGAGTTTTGTTTTTCGAGGAACAAGAGCAGATATTGAAAATGGGTTTCCAGGATTTATACCAGAGAGGCGAGCATTG CGTGTGCATGCAGCTCGTCCTAGTAATTCTAATTCACTCACTTTTCTCGTGACAG TCCTTCTGTTATTCATGATACTGAACTCTCACCAGATGTCCCCAAATTTTCTG CTATGGCTGGTGCTGGGTGTTTTCTTGATGGCAACAATGTTGAGGATGTATGCAACATGTCAACAGCTTCAAGCACAGGCCCAAGCTCATGCAGCAGCAGCGAGTGGCATTCTTGGCCACACGGAACTGAGGTTGCATATGCCACCATCAATAGCACTTGCAAGTCGAGGGCGTCTGCAGGGTCTCAGACTTCAGCTTGCTCTTCTTGACCGGGAGTTTGATGATCTTG ATTATGAAACTTTAAGAGCTTTAGATTCAGATAATGTTTCTACGGCAGCTTCCATGACCGAGGAAGAGATAAATGCTCTTCCGGTCCACAAATATAAGGTTGCTGGTCCCCAGAG TGGTGGTTCATCGATGCAACAAGCATCATCATCCACTTCCGCTGAG AAGAAGCAAGATAATTCAGGGGCTGTTGGGAGCATGAAAGCCTCTGACGATGAACTCACTTGCAGTGTATGCTTGGAGCAAGTTAATGTTGGTGAAGTACTGCGTAGCTTACCTTGCTTGCATCAG TTTCACGCTAGTTGCATCGATCCTTGGCTGCGTCAACAAGGGACATGCCCTGTATGTAAATTTCGAGCTGGATCTGGGTGGAGTGACAATGGACATAATGATATCGCGGACATGGTTTGA